In one Sporomusa sphaeroides DSM 2875 genomic region, the following are encoded:
- a CDS encoding MATE family efflux transporter, protein MKENILGTESVSKLFLQYSIPTIAAMLFLGLNTIVDGLFVGHYIGADALAAVNIAMPFSSFLFALSVVIGIGAQSMIGRKLGAGHAGEANTAFTTAVVLAGSISLLFAAVAVAFPQPIAYALGANEHLMPQVAAYIRCLGLFLPFLAMMMVFDYVLKTMAMPVYAMLALVVAISSHMLLNWLFLAKLSLGITGAALAAGISYCIACCMAALPFFYKKAGLRPFAGSFDKQAAGHILYSGSSEGLSELGTGITTFLFNITLMRYVGEMGVAAFTVISYLAFIGNNVLIGLSDGVGAIISYNYGSRQMERVKKALQLVAAAAIVIGIGFFIAIFVFSKEVIALFFNDGNEELLAFAVYGAKLYAFAFLVNGLNIVTAGYFTAIGSPKKAVLIALNKGIIWIAIGIVVLPLLFGIHGIWLTVPIAEIVTVVLSGFLLHSQFKHKFV, encoded by the coding sequence ATGAAAGAAAATATTTTGGGGACAGAAAGTGTTAGCAAGTTGTTTTTGCAATATAGTATTCCGACGATTGCGGCCATGTTGTTTTTGGGCCTGAATACGATTGTGGACGGATTATTTGTAGGACACTATATAGGGGCTGACGCTTTGGCTGCCGTTAATATAGCGATGCCTTTCAGCAGTTTTTTGTTTGCTCTTAGTGTGGTTATTGGCATTGGTGCTCAAAGTATGATTGGCAGAAAATTGGGGGCAGGCCATGCCGGTGAAGCCAATACCGCTTTTACGACGGCGGTGGTGCTTGCCGGCAGTATTTCACTGCTGTTCGCGGCGGTTGCTGTGGCTTTTCCTCAACCGATTGCGTATGCCTTAGGTGCGAATGAGCATTTAATGCCGCAGGTAGCCGCCTATATTCGCTGTTTAGGGTTATTTCTGCCCTTTCTGGCGATGATGATGGTGTTCGATTATGTCCTGAAAACCATGGCTATGCCGGTGTATGCCATGCTGGCTCTGGTCGTTGCCATCAGCAGCCACATGTTGCTGAACTGGCTGTTTCTGGCTAAATTGTCATTAGGCATTACCGGAGCCGCGCTGGCTGCCGGTATTAGTTATTGTATTGCCTGTTGTATGGCAGCTTTGCCTTTTTTCTACAAAAAAGCCGGGCTAAGACCGTTTGCCGGTAGTTTTGATAAACAGGCTGCCGGACATATTCTTTATAGTGGTTCATCAGAAGGGCTGAGTGAACTGGGTACAGGGATTACCACTTTTTTATTTAATATTACGCTGATGCGTTATGTGGGTGAAATGGGGGTAGCGGCCTTTACGGTTATTAGCTACCTGGCGTTTATTGGCAATAATGTACTGATCGGCCTATCTGACGGTGTGGGAGCGATTATCAGCTATAATTATGGCAGCCGCCAGATGGAACGGGTGAAAAAGGCATTACAGCTTGTTGCCGCTGCGGCTATTGTGATTGGCATAGGATTTTTTATTGCGATTTTTGTTTTTAGCAAAGAAGTCATTGCGTTATTCTTTAATGACGGTAATGAAGAATTGCTTGCTTTTGCCGTGTATGGCGCAAAACTGTATGCGTTTGCCTTCCTGGTTAATGGTTTAAATATCGTTACAGCCGGTTATTTTACCGCCATTGGCAGTCCGAAAAAGGCGGTGCTCATTGCTTTGAACAAAGGGATTATCTGGATCGCGATCGGCATTGTTGTTTTGCCGCTGCTGTTTGGGATTCACGGCATCTGGCTGACGGTGCCTATTGCCGAGATTGTTACGGTTGTATTATCCGGATTTTTACTGCATAGCCAATTTAAACATAAATTTGTTTAA
- a CDS encoding CdaR family transcriptional regulator — protein MIIPESLGQRIVDTTMRLVHRNVNIMDRDGTIIATGHPHRYRTLHKGAKDVIETGTIIEIYPHELALYPGALQGVNLPIVFDDQVVGVVGVFGHPDEVRNIGFLVKMITELILERDLVQREMRTKTRLREQFIEASVLKPVTELLPKLKRLAKNLEIDLLQPRTVMIIDVSVVLQKLTLEYGSSELVVERVEDILFSCIETGKLLSEQDIACLIGDQLIILKTAVTTDWLCQNNSAAEQLVTFLADAIGGPLTCGVGAVAHSVTQYHVSYKQAHFCLRRCSKDQAIIQISEKDILVHHVLCEALSGSTLSAISTLQEKFHHMITGNKEICSTLSALFACNLNINAAASMLHIHRNTLLYRLNRLEAETGLAPCRSVDDMIICRLLLLLVDQNKVIP, from the coding sequence ATGATTATACCGGAAAGTCTGGGACAAAGAATTGTCGACACAACCATGCGTTTGGTTCACCGGAATGTCAACATTATGGACAGGGACGGCACTATCATTGCGACCGGCCATCCACACCGCTATCGGACACTGCATAAAGGGGCAAAAGATGTTATAGAAACCGGCACTATTATCGAAATATACCCGCACGAATTGGCGCTTTACCCCGGTGCCTTACAGGGAGTTAACCTGCCTATTGTATTCGATGACCAGGTCGTAGGGGTTGTTGGGGTGTTCGGTCATCCTGATGAAGTTCGGAACATCGGTTTTCTGGTTAAAATGATTACAGAGTTGATTCTGGAAAGGGACCTTGTACAAAGGGAAATGCGCACAAAAACCCGGTTACGGGAACAATTCATTGAAGCCTCGGTGCTCAAGCCTGTTACCGAACTGTTGCCCAAACTAAAGCGGCTTGCAAAAAACCTGGAAATCGACCTTCTACAACCGCGAACAGTCATGATCATTGATGTTTCCGTCGTATTACAGAAATTAACGCTAGAATATGGTTCATCTGAACTGGTAGTGGAACGCGTGGAAGATATCCTCTTTTCCTGCATTGAAACCGGCAAATTATTGTCTGAGCAGGATATCGCTTGCTTAATTGGCGATCAGCTCATAATTCTTAAGACCGCGGTAACCACAGACTGGTTATGCCAAAACAATTCTGCGGCTGAACAATTGGTAACCTTTTTGGCAGACGCAATTGGTGGACCACTGACTTGTGGAGTGGGAGCTGTCGCCCATTCTGTTACACAATATCACGTATCCTATAAGCAAGCCCATTTTTGCCTGCGTCGTTGCAGCAAAGATCAAGCAATCATACAAATATCAGAAAAAGATATCCTGGTACACCACGTCCTTTGCGAAGCGCTTAGCGGCTCCACACTGTCGGCAATAAGCACATTGCAGGAGAAATTCCATCACATGATTACCGGCAACAAAGAAATTTGCAGTACACTGTCCGCACTTTTTGCATGTAACCTGAATATTAATGCTGCCGCCAGCATGCTTCACATCCATAGGAACACCTTGCTGTACAGACTAAACCGGCTTGAAGCTGAAACCGGACTTGCTCCCTGCCGTTCTGTGGATGATATGATAATCTGCCGCCTTTTGCTGCTGCTGGTAGACCAGAACAAAGTAATACCTTAA
- a CDS encoding gluconate:H+ symporter, whose amino-acid sequence MGTTGLMMVVLLLAIALIIFLTIRLKVHAFVALLTACLFIGFATGMPLDKMLKSIELGMGGFLGMLAPILALGAIVGKMMEISGGAERLARTMIQALGKKNSHWAMMLVGYICGIPVFFQVGIVLLMPLLFCVAIEAGMSLVMVGIPMIIGLLTVHCIVPPHPAAMAVAVGLKADVGKVILYGLIVGLPAAALAGPVFGKLVGNKFKLNPPEHLCQAEPTPDEKLPPFGITLFTILFPLLLMISKTVLEFVLGKTHPGMVYVNFIGDPVTALFLAVILSYWTLGLNRGMNMEKIQKLSETAIGPMAAILLIIGASGAFNKILMDSGIGDAIKSLLMSWKINPLILAWSVAAIMRFAVGGATIAMITAVGLVVPLLPLYPGIDTALVAVAIGTGAIGFSHVNDPGFWFVKEYFGMPMSDLFKTYTLSTTIASVVGLVTLLIFSQLVG is encoded by the coding sequence ATGGGTACAACAGGTTTAATGATGGTTGTTCTCTTGCTAGCGATTGCATTAATTATTTTTCTTACGATTCGACTCAAAGTTCATGCTTTTGTTGCACTGCTGACCGCTTGTCTGTTTATTGGATTTGCAACAGGAATGCCTCTGGATAAGATGCTCAAATCTATTGAACTGGGAATGGGCGGTTTCCTGGGGATGCTGGCACCTATTCTGGCTCTCGGGGCCATCGTTGGCAAAATGATGGAAATATCAGGTGGCGCCGAAAGACTGGCTCGCACCATGATACAGGCTTTGGGTAAAAAGAATTCTCACTGGGCAATGATGCTTGTTGGCTATATCTGCGGGATTCCGGTTTTCTTTCAGGTAGGAATTGTATTATTAATGCCGTTACTGTTTTGCGTTGCTATTGAAGCCGGCATGTCGCTGGTAATGGTCGGCATTCCCATGATAATCGGCCTGCTGACTGTTCACTGCATCGTTCCTCCCCATCCGGCAGCCATGGCGGTAGCTGTAGGGTTAAAAGCAGATGTTGGTAAAGTCATTCTTTACGGCCTGATTGTCGGCTTACCGGCAGCAGCTCTGGCAGGTCCCGTTTTTGGGAAACTGGTAGGCAACAAATTTAAGTTGAATCCGCCGGAACATCTCTGCCAGGCGGAGCCTACTCCTGACGAAAAACTGCCCCCGTTCGGCATTACGCTGTTTACCATCTTATTTCCCTTATTGCTGATGATTTCAAAAACCGTTCTGGAATTTGTCCTCGGAAAAACACATCCAGGTATGGTGTATGTAAACTTTATTGGTGATCCTGTCACCGCACTATTCCTGGCTGTGATCTTATCCTATTGGACCCTGGGCCTTAACCGGGGCATGAATATGGAAAAAATCCAGAAGCTGAGTGAAACGGCTATTGGTCCGATGGCAGCTATTTTGCTCATCATCGGTGCCAGCGGCGCGTTTAATAAAATCCTTATGGATAGCGGTATCGGGGATGCCATTAAATCGCTGCTCATGTCCTGGAAGATTAACCCGCTGATCCTTGCGTGGAGTGTAGCAGCCATCATGCGTTTCGCCGTAGGCGGGGCAACGATTGCCATGATTACGGCAGTGGGGCTGGTTGTGCCGTTATTGCCGCTGTATCCCGGAATTGATACAGCCCTTGTCGCAGTTGCCATCGGTACGGGAGCCATCGGCTTTTCCCATGTCAATGACCCAGGGTTCTGGTTTGTAAAAGAATACTTCGGCATGCCTATGAGCGACTTATTCAAAACCTATACTCTGTCCACTACCATTGCGTCGGTTGTCGGACTTGTTACGCTGCTAATCTTCAGTCAGCTTGTCGGTTAA
- a CDS encoding EAL and HDOD domain-containing protein, whose translation MGQETVYVARQPIFNRTQKVFAYELLFRNDFSNVYAALDGDQATTKVINNSFLIFGIETLTAGKRAFINFTANSLINDIPSLLPQELVAVEILEDVFPDENIVSACKKLKSKGYLIVLDDFIFKPVYEPFVKLADIIKVDFLSTSHQERIDLIERCKEYPIKFLAEKVETHEEFQQALKEGFSYFQGYFFCKPLMMSSKTLPEYKMNHLQILQEIHKPELEFNTIESIIKRDVSLSYKLLKFINSPLFGFRNRISSLRQALTLLGQKEVAKWISIIALKNVADDKPGELILSSLIRARFAESLASGKVLQQKINNAFLMGMFSHIDALLDRPLQEILEEISLDEEIKHALLETRNNRLLLLYKLIKSYEEADWEAHSLYVREIGIKEKDVLQAYRESLSWAHDLLLIS comes from the coding sequence ATGGGGCAGGAAACGGTATATGTAGCGCGTCAGCCAATCTTTAACAGAACCCAAAAGGTTTTTGCTTACGAGTTATTATTCCGTAATGATTTCAGCAATGTTTACGCGGCTTTAGACGGCGACCAGGCGACAACTAAAGTAATAAACAACAGTTTTTTAATTTTTGGTATTGAGACTTTAACTGCCGGCAAAAGGGCGTTTATAAATTTTACAGCAAATTCACTGATAAATGATATACCCTCACTCTTGCCACAGGAATTGGTTGCTGTGGAGATACTGGAAGATGTTTTTCCTGACGAGAATATTGTGAGTGCATGCAAAAAGCTTAAAAGCAAAGGGTATTTAATAGTTTTGGATGATTTTATCTTTAAACCGGTCTACGAGCCATTCGTTAAATTGGCAGACATTATTAAAGTGGATTTTTTGAGCACCTCGCACCAGGAACGCATAGATTTAATTGAGCGGTGTAAGGAGTATCCAATTAAGTTTTTAGCTGAAAAAGTGGAAACACATGAGGAGTTCCAACAGGCATTAAAAGAGGGATTTTCTTATTTCCAGGGATATTTCTTTTGCAAACCGTTAATGATGTCTTCGAAAACTCTGCCTGAGTATAAAATGAATCATTTGCAAATTTTACAGGAAATCCATAAACCTGAATTAGAATTTAATACGATTGAGAGCATTATAAAACGGGATGTTTCCTTATCTTATAAATTATTAAAGTTTATTAATTCTCCCCTGTTTGGTTTTAGAAACAGGATTAGTTCTTTGCGGCAGGCTTTGACACTGTTAGGGCAAAAAGAAGTGGCAAAATGGATATCCATAATTGCACTAAAGAATGTTGCTGATGATAAACCCGGAGAATTAATATTGAGTTCACTTATCAGGGCACGGTTTGCAGAAAGCCTGGCATCTGGTAAAGTTCTGCAACAAAAGATTAACAATGCCTTTCTCATGGGGATGTTTTCGCATATTGACGCTTTGCTTGACCGGCCCTTGCAAGAAATACTTGAGGAAATATCTCTTGATGAAGAGATTAAGCACGCACTTCTTGAAACGAGAAATAATCGCTTGCTCCTTTTATACAAATTAATTAAAAGCTATGAAGAGGCTGATTGGGAAGCACATTCCCTGTATGTAAGGGAAATAGGAATTAAGGAGAAGGATGTTTTGCAGGCATATCGGGAATCCCTGAGCTGGGCTCACGATTTGCTGCTGATTAGTTAA
- a CDS encoding MerR family transcriptional regulator → MKYTWTIGEMAKLFDVSTDTLRYYEKAGLFSSVRHGDNGYRYYSYDDLVRLMDILLFRSMEVAVKDIRPMVTTMDLGDIKQLLLQNDRLVAERIEALVRQRALLAQMIAQYELCEQQFGKFSLVPAPAFKCKFWGGQEEDLLQIIRQYKKPDRSWLHHVRYTLLLPQDQLLSRQSFDSAQIGISFEEEILSKLEIAEQQQFAALPARECLYTVLGTDYSGRETAILVKALAWLQEQGRQVEGPLLGRYLASVHKDSLDYYEIWIFLHST, encoded by the coding sequence ATGAAATATACATGGACGATTGGTGAAATGGCAAAACTGTTCGATGTGTCAACCGATACGCTGCGCTATTATGAGAAGGCGGGGTTATTTTCGTCGGTAAGGCATGGTGACAATGGTTACCGGTATTATTCCTATGATGATCTTGTGCGTCTTATGGATATTTTGCTTTTCCGCAGCATGGAGGTAGCTGTTAAGGATATCCGGCCGATGGTAACAACGATGGACCTCGGTGATATCAAACAACTGCTGCTGCAAAATGACAGGCTTGTTGCGGAGAGAATCGAAGCGTTGGTCAGGCAGCGGGCACTGCTTGCACAAATGATTGCTCAGTATGAACTCTGTGAGCAGCAGTTTGGCAAATTTTCGCTTGTGCCGGCACCTGCTTTTAAATGCAAATTCTGGGGCGGGCAAGAGGAAGATCTGCTTCAGATTATTCGTCAGTACAAAAAGCCGGACCGGAGTTGGCTGCATCATGTTCGCTACACCCTACTGCTGCCACAGGACCAACTGCTAAGTAGGCAGAGTTTTGATTCGGCGCAGATTGGAATCAGCTTTGAGGAGGAGATTCTCAGCAAGCTGGAGATTGCTGAGCAGCAGCAATTTGCTGCTTTGCCGGCAAGGGAATGTTTGTATACGGTGCTGGGGACAGATTATTCCGGGCGGGAAACTGCGATACTGGTTAAAGCACTGGCTTGGCTGCAAGAGCAGGGCAGGCAAGTGGAGGGCCCCTTGCTTGGACGGTATCTGGCAAGTGTTCATAAAGACAGTCTGGATTACTACGAAATTTGGATATTTTTACACTCTACTTGA
- a CDS encoding MBL fold metallo-hydrolase, producing MIKVTVVVDNSVPINAKKPFLGEHGLSLLLEMNSRKLLLDAGQSAIVVHNLSLLGIHPLQLDAIAISHGHYDHTGGLPHILRHRRKPIPIYAHTRIFGERYSVSGEGREHIGIPFTKEESISLGAEWQFKNEPVEIAPNLWFSGSMPRTTAFEKGDTKLVVCDKTGCDCQDEIPDDTALYYASDRGLVVIGGCSHSGLVNTLNRGFQITGQTRLAGWIGGTHLGPVLPTQQEISLATLAQYSPDFVAANHCTGFEMMAELRACFGKKFIPAFVGTVIEF from the coding sequence ATGATAAAAGTTACTGTTGTTGTTGATAATTCAGTCCCCATTAATGCCAAAAAGCCCTTTCTCGGTGAGCATGGCCTGTCGCTTTTATTAGAAATGAATTCCCGCAAACTGCTGCTTGATGCAGGTCAATCAGCTATTGTTGTCCATAATTTAAGCCTGCTTGGTATTCACCCGCTGCAGCTGGATGCTATCGCGATTAGCCATGGACACTACGACCATACCGGCGGGCTGCCACACATTCTCAGACACCGGCGTAAACCCATTCCTATCTATGCCCATACCCGGATATTTGGTGAACGTTATTCGGTTTCCGGTGAGGGACGGGAACACATTGGCATTCCCTTTACAAAAGAGGAAAGTATTAGCCTGGGAGCCGAGTGGCAATTCAAGAATGAGCCGGTTGAGATAGCACCCAATTTATGGTTTAGCGGCAGTATGCCGCGAACAACTGCTTTTGAAAAAGGGGATACCAAGCTGGTTGTTTGTGATAAAACAGGTTGTGACTGCCAGGACGAGATTCCTGATGACACCGCCCTTTACTATGCGAGTGACAGAGGGTTAGTGGTTATCGGCGGCTGCAGCCATTCCGGACTGGTTAATACATTGAACAGAGGCTTTCAAATAACCGGACAAACCCGCCTGGCAGGTTGGATCGGTGGAACTCACCTGGGTCCGGTTTTGCCCACCCAGCAAGAAATCAGCTTAGCAACTTTGGCACAATATTCTCCTGATTTTGTCGCCGCCAATCACTGTACCGGTTTTGAGATGATGGCCGAATTAAGAGCCTGCTTCGGCAAAAAATTCATCCCCGCCTTTGTTGGCACTGTAATTGAATTCTAA
- the ggt gene encoding gamma-glutamyltransferase, which translates to MVSLSTLPLHAAGRPTTMAPNAMVVTPHYLASQAALQILENGGNAAEAAIAAAAVVNVVYPHMNTIGGDNFWLLYDAKNQRLKALNASGRSGEKATIELYKALGLGKIPTRGYLAANTVPGVVSGWWEVYNYSQKNMNASMSWANLLEKSISYAENGFSVTPNQEYYTKVNIDKTNNEIRDLGRFDGFRKTFLKPDGNIYYAGELFKQKDLANTLRIIARNGADGFYKGEIAAKIVADLTANGGILTLEDFACHRADWVEAISTDYRGYTAYNLPPNTQGIASLSILNILNNFDLASMTEGSADYYHLIIEATKQAFTDRDKWVTDPDFVSIPVASLLAKERGTELAARIDLQKAVIEKNPLDPKGDTIWIGVVDKAGNAISLIQSIYHDYGSGIVAKDTGVLLQNRGSFFSLDPNHINRLEPRKRTFHTLNPAMLFKNNQPYLIYGTMGGEGQPQTQAALVTRIVDFNFSVQAAIEAPRWLHGRTWGAVSNDLKIESRVPQNVIDELSNRGHPVKVVDSYSDIMGHAGAILINSSTNIKYGGADPRSDGTAVGY; encoded by the coding sequence ATGGTTTCTTTATCCACCTTGCCTTTACATGCAGCCGGCCGGCCAACCACCATGGCGCCTAACGCCATGGTGGTGACGCCGCACTATCTTGCGTCACAAGCAGCCCTTCAAATTCTCGAAAATGGCGGAAATGCTGCAGAAGCAGCCATTGCCGCCGCTGCGGTAGTGAATGTCGTCTATCCTCACATGAATACAATCGGCGGAGACAATTTCTGGCTTCTTTATGATGCCAAAAACCAGCGGCTAAAAGCTTTAAACGCCAGTGGCCGGTCCGGCGAAAAGGCGACTATCGAGCTGTATAAAGCCCTGGGCCTGGGTAAAATCCCCACCAGAGGGTATCTGGCAGCGAATACGGTTCCTGGCGTAGTTTCCGGCTGGTGGGAGGTTTATAACTATTCACAAAAGAATATGAACGCCTCGATGTCCTGGGCAAATCTTTTAGAGAAATCTATCAGTTATGCCGAGAATGGTTTCTCGGTTACGCCAAACCAAGAGTATTATACAAAAGTTAATATTGATAAAACAAACAATGAAATTCGCGATCTTGGACGTTTTGACGGCTTTAGGAAAACCTTCCTGAAACCTGATGGCAACATTTATTATGCAGGTGAGCTTTTTAAACAAAAAGATCTGGCCAACACCTTAAGGATCATTGCCCGCAACGGAGCGGACGGCTTTTATAAAGGTGAAATCGCCGCAAAAATCGTTGCCGATCTTACAGCAAACGGGGGAATTTTGACGTTAGAGGATTTTGCCTGTCACAGGGCCGACTGGGTGGAAGCCATTTCGACAGATTACCGCGGCTATACAGCCTACAACCTGCCGCCTAACACTCAGGGCATAGCTTCTTTATCCATTCTGAACATCCTGAACAACTTTGATCTGGCCTCAATGACGGAAGGCAGCGCCGATTATTATCATTTAATAATCGAAGCCACGAAACAAGCTTTTACCGACCGCGATAAATGGGTAACTGATCCGGACTTTGTCAGCATACCGGTTGCGTCTCTGCTTGCCAAAGAACGCGGGACCGAACTGGCCGCCAGAATCGATCTGCAAAAAGCTGTCATAGAGAAAAATCCACTTGATCCGAAAGGTGATACCATCTGGATCGGAGTTGTCGATAAAGCCGGCAACGCCATCTCGCTAATTCAAAGTATCTACCATGACTACGGTTCCGGGATTGTTGCAAAAGATACCGGTGTATTGCTGCAAAACAGAGGCAGTTTCTTCTCGCTGGACCCGAACCATATTAACCGTCTTGAACCCCGAAAACGCACCTTCCATACTTTAAACCCGGCCATGCTGTTCAAAAACAACCAGCCTTACCTCATTTACGGCACCATGGGCGGCGAAGGCCAACCCCAGACTCAGGCTGCCCTTGTAACCCGGATTGTTGATTTCAATTTTAGCGTCCAGGCGGCTATTGAAGCACCTCGCTGGCTGCATGGACGTACCTGGGGCGCTGTTTCCAATGATCTGAAAATCGAAAGCAGAGTCCCGCAAAATGTGATAGATGAACTTTCAAACCGCGGCCATCCTGTCAAAGTAGTAGACAGTTATAGTGACATAATGGGGCATGCCGGCGCTATCCTCATCAACTCCAGTACCAACATCAAATACGGCGGCGCCGACCCGCGCAGCGACGGAACGGCGGTCGGTTACTAA
- a CDS encoding tetratricopeptide repeat protein — translation MIRKVLLLLTISLCLFVSSGNAQVFEDKGYGFFVNVPENWQTESQATQFVFFNNEKKDQVVGIIFFPQYPGARTLVEDYLLLMQFCDRFAKGTHATVVEPSKLDKVAGQPALINTLSITRMDGIKTKVLTATFWYNNKLCHIISSAKQDEYDNALPIFKEMLNSLKFNPLTAHDWYVIGTSNQKNKEYDTAIEAFTSANKLDPKHAEYIYQLAYTYSEMGKYDQAIVEITKAIELKPKEAFYYHERAYAYVQKKDGQAALNDGNKAIQLDPKNALYHAGRGNAYALLGQYTEAIKDFQKQAKLKGESSETCFNLGQCYELLGNKEKALTYYKKTKAYSDIPANITAKVSARINNDWESFKEWI, via the coding sequence ATGATAAGAAAAGTTTTATTGTTACTAACTATTAGCCTATGCCTGTTTGTATCTAGCGGCAATGCCCAAGTATTCGAAGATAAAGGATACGGTTTCTTTGTTAATGTTCCTGAAAACTGGCAAACAGAAAGCCAAGCAACACAGTTTGTGTTTTTTAACAACGAGAAGAAAGATCAGGTAGTCGGCATTATTTTCTTTCCCCAATATCCAGGTGCCCGGACATTGGTGGAAGACTATTTGCTTTTAATGCAGTTTTGTGATAGATTTGCAAAAGGTACACATGCTACTGTTGTAGAGCCCTCAAAACTAGACAAAGTGGCAGGGCAGCCTGCGTTAATAAATACCCTGTCCATTACCCGGATGGATGGAATTAAAACTAAGGTATTGACAGCTACGTTCTGGTATAATAATAAACTTTGCCACATCATTAGCTCGGCAAAGCAGGATGAATATGATAATGCATTACCAATTTTCAAGGAAATGCTAAACTCTCTGAAATTTAATCCGCTGACGGCACATGACTGGTATGTAATAGGAACGTCTAACCAGAAAAATAAAGAATACGATACAGCGATTGAAGCCTTTACTAGTGCCAATAAGCTGGATCCCAAACACGCCGAATATATCTATCAGCTTGCCTATACATATTCGGAGATGGGTAAATATGATCAAGCGATAGTAGAGATTACGAAAGCTATAGAGTTAAAGCCTAAGGAGGCTTTCTACTATCATGAACGAGCGTATGCGTATGTGCAGAAGAAAGATGGACAAGCAGCTTTAAATGACGGTAACAAGGCGATCCAACTTGATCCTAAGAATGCACTTTACCATGCCGGACGTGGAAATGCATATGCCCTTCTTGGCCAATATACCGAAGCTATCAAAGACTTTCAAAAACAAGCAAAATTAAAGGGCGAATCATCAGAAACCTGCTTTAATCTTGGGCAATGTTACGAGCTTTTGGGGAATAAGGAAAAAGCGCTGACATATTATAAAAAGACAAAGGCATATTCTGATATTCCTGCTAATATAACGGCAAAGGTAAGTGCAAGGATAAATAATGATTGGGAAAGTTTCAAGGAATGGATATAA